In the genome of Manis javanica isolate MJ-LG chromosome 17, MJ_LKY, whole genome shotgun sequence, one region contains:
- the B3GNT8 gene encoding UDP-GlcNAc:betaGal beta-1,3-N-acetylglucosaminyltransferase 8, whose product MHCPKCLLCLSALLTLLGLKVYIEWTSEAWLGKAYPGPPGTLPGPTPASPEPTLPANLSARLGQTVPLPSAYWNQQQWRLGALPSGDSSEAGDCRAWGNAAATEIPDFATYPEDLRRFVLSAACRSFPQWLPGSGSGQVASCTDTDAPYLLLAVKSEPGRFAERQAVRETWGGPAPGIRLLFLLGSPVGEGGPDLSSLVAWESRRHNDLLLWDFFDVPFNRTLKDLQLLAWLGRHCPGVNFVLLAQDDAFVRTHALLDHLQALPPSWARGLYLGEVFTEAKPLRKHGGPFYVPGSFYEGGYPAYASGGGYIIAGPLAPWLLRAAARVAPFPFDDVYTGLCVRALGLEPRAHKGFFTSWPADHTADPCTLQDLLLVRPLSPQDSIRLWKHLRDPQPQC is encoded by the coding sequence ATGCACTGCCCCAAGTGCCTTCTCTGCCTGTCAGCGCTGCTCACACTCCTGGGCCTCAAAGTGTACATCGAGTGGACATCCGAGGCTTGGCTTGGCAAGGCCTACCCAGGGCCCCCAGGCACCCTGCCAGGCCCCACACCAGCCAGCCCTGAGCCCACCCTGCCAGCTAACCTCTCAGCCCGCCTGGGCCAGACTGTCCCACTGCCCTCTGCTTACTGGAACCAGCAGCAGTGGCGGCTGGGGGCCCTGCCCAGTGGGGACAGCTCTGAGGCAGGGGACTGCCGGGCTTGGGGGAATGCTGCCGCCACTGAAATCCCGGACTTCGCCACCTACCCTGAGGACCTCCGCCGCTTCGTGCTGTCGGCAGCCTGCCGGagcttcccacagtggctgcctgGAAGTGGCAGTGGCCAAGTGGCCAGCTGCACAGATACCGACGCCCCCTACCTGCTGTTGGCTGTCAAGTCAGAACCAGGGCGCTTTGCGGAACGACAGGCCGTGAGGGAGACATGGGGCGGTCCGGCTCCAGGAATCCGGCTGCTCTTCCTATTGGGGTCCCCAGTGGGGGAAGGAGGACCTGACCTAAGCTCCCTGGTGGCCTGGGAGAGCCGCCGCCACAACGACCTGCTGCTCTGGGACTTCTTCGACGTCCCCTTCAACCGGACGCTCAAGGACCTGCAGCTGCTGGCCTGGCTGGGCCGCCACTGCCCGGGTGTGAACTTTGTCCTGCTGGCTCAGGATGATGCCTTCGTGCGCACCCATGCCCTGTTGGACCACCTTCAGGCCCTGCCACCCAGCTGGGCCCGAGGCCTCTACCTGGGTGAGGTCTTTACTGAAGCCAAGCCCCTCCGGAAGCATGGAGGACCTTTCTACGTGCCTGGGTCCTTCTATGAAGGTGGCTACCCAGCCTATGCAAGCGGGGGTGGCTACATCATTGCAGGGCCTCTAGCACCCTGGCTGCTGCGGGCAGCAGCCCGTGTGGCACCCTTCCCCTTTGATGATGTCTACACCGGTCTGTGTGTCCGTGCCCTGGGCCTGGAGCCCAGAGCCCACAAAGGCTTCTTCACATCCTGGCCAGCAGACCACACCGCTGACCCCTGCACCCTCCAGGACCTGCTGCTGGTGCGGC